A window of Funiculus sociatus GB2-C1 genomic DNA:
TAGTCAAAAAGCCGTTGAATATACCACTCAACGGCTTTTTGCTGTGAATTATCAATCTGAACCATATAAAAAACCGAATAAGTTTGCAAGCGGCTAGATAAAATAAGGCTATGTCTCAATCCACCTCTGCCTCATCCCAAAACCGACCTCTACTCATCCTAGTAGATGGTCACTCGTTAGCCTTCCGCTCCTACTTTGCGTTTGCCAAAAGTCGGGATGGGGGCTTAAAAACAAAAACAGGTATTCCTACGAGTGTCTGCTTTGGCTTCCTCAAGTCCTTGCTGGAGGTGATAGCATCTCAGCATCCGCAGGCGATCGCGATCGCATTTGACCTCGGCTTACCCACTTTCCGCCACGAAGCCGACGACACATACAAAGCCGACCGAGCCGAGACACCAGAAGATTTTATCACCGACCTAAAAAATCTCCACGAACTTTTGGATGCCTTGAATCTACCGATTCTCACCTCTGGTGGCTATGAGGCAGATGATGTCTTGGGGACTTTGGCAGTTCGGGCAAGTGCTGCGGGTTACAGTGTCAAAATCGTTACAGGTGATAGAGATTTATTTCAACTGGTTGACACCGCAAAGGAAATTAACGTTTTATATCTCGGTCAAACCTTCTGGCAACGCACCAGCACCGCAGGGCCAGTAGAATTTGGCCCAGAGGAAGTAAAACAGAAGCTAGGAATACTACCAGAGCAGGTTGTCGATTACAAAGCTCTCTGCGGAGATAGCTCCGATAACATCCCCGGCGTTAAGGGAATTGGCGACAAGACGGCGGTGAAGCTGCTTACAGATTATGGCTCTCTAGACGGGATTTATGCTTCCTTAGATGAGATTAAAGGAGCAGTCAAGCAGAAACTGGAAACTGGAAAACAAGAGGCCTATCGCTCCCAGCACTTGGCGAAAATAGTTCTTGATGTTCCTCTGGATTTTAGTTTAGAAGACTCCCATTTGAAGGGATTTGATGCCCCTGTCTTGAAGCAGCAGCTGGAAAAGCTAGAGTTAAACAAATTTTTAAGCAAAATCAGCGAAATCCAGCTAGCGTTTGGTGGTACAGATGAGGAACCTAATGTAGAGCAGGTTTCTAGCTTGCTAGAGGAAAAGGGTGGGCAGAAACCAGAGGATGCTCAACTGGAAGATGAAGACGGCGACCTGTGGTTTTTCAGTGCAGCGGACACCGAAGCGGCTGCAAAGACAGACAAAAATGCTGCTAGCACGATTACACCCCAAATTATTGATACTCCAGAAAAACTAACTCAACTGGTAAACCAGCTGAAAACTTGTACTGACTCAGCTTCGCCTGTGGCTTGGGATACGGAAACTGATTCCCTAGAGCCGCGAGATGCTTCTTTAGTGGGGATTGGCTGCTGTTGGGGAACCGAACAATCGGAAATTGCCTACATCCCTACTGCACATAAATCAGGCTCAAACCTGGATAAAACAACTGTTTTAGAAGCTTTGCGTCCAATTTTGGAAAGTAATGATTATCCCAAAACGTTGCAAAATGCCAAGTTTGACCGCTTGGTATTACGCTTTCAGGGAATTAAGCTTTCCGGAGTCATCTTTGACACGATGCTTGCTAGTTACGTACTAAATCCAGAAGATAGCCACAACCTCGGCGATTTAGTTCTGCGCTACTTGGGGCTACAAATAAGTAATTATACGGATGTAGTGCCAAAAGGCAAGAATATTGCCGATCTGGATATTCAGACTGTAGCTTACTACTGCGGGATGCAGGTTTATGCAACATTCCAGTTGGTGCCAAAACTAAGAGAAAAACTGAAGCAAGTTGAAGCTCTCCACAAGCTGCTGCTGGAAGTAGAACAACCTCTAGAACCAGTCTTAGCCCAGATGGAATACACGGGCATCCGGATTGATGTGGGATATCTCAAAGAACTCTCGCAACAGATGGAACCAGATTTAGAGGCGATTAAGCAGAAAGCTTATAACTCCGTACCCCGTAATATCTTCAATGAGTACGTCGAAAAACTCTTGTCACAGTTGGAACCAGATTTTGAGGCGGTTAAGCAGAAAAAATACGACTCTGTAGCCAGTCCTATTTTTAAGGCTTATCTCAAAAAAACCTCACAAAGCAAGGAAACGGATTTAGCAGCGATTAGGCAAAAAGTTTACGAGACCGAACCCAGCGTTATTTTAAATTTGAACTCGCCTGCTCAGTTGAGTGAATTGCTGTTTGAGATAGTCAAGCTGGAAAAAAAGAAGTCTCGCAAAACCCCAACAGGGCTTTACTCCACCGATGTCTCCGTTTTGGAAAAATTGCAAGGAGATCATCCAATTATTGATGCTCTCTTAGAGTACCGCACCCTATACAAGCTTTATTCTACCTATGTGGAAGCGATACCAAAGCTGGTGCGTAGCGATACTCAGCGAGTACATACTGATTTCAATCAGGCGCTTACTGATACTGGGCGGCTGTCTTCTTCTAATCCAAATTTACAGAATATTCCCATCGGCACGGAATTTAGTCGGCGGATTCGCAGAGCATTTTTACCAGAACCGGGTTGGTTACTGCTTGCTGCTGACTATTCGCAAATCGAGTTGCGAATTTTGGCTCACCTGAGCAAAGAGCCAGT
This region includes:
- a CDS encoding DNA polymerase I is translated as MSQSTSASSQNRPLLILVDGHSLAFRSYFAFAKSRDGGLKTKTGIPTSVCFGFLKSLLEVIASQHPQAIAIAFDLGLPTFRHEADDTYKADRAETPEDFITDLKNLHELLDALNLPILTSGGYEADDVLGTLAVRASAAGYSVKIVTGDRDLFQLVDTAKEINVLYLGQTFWQRTSTAGPVEFGPEEVKQKLGILPEQVVDYKALCGDSSDNIPGVKGIGDKTAVKLLTDYGSLDGIYASLDEIKGAVKQKLETGKQEAYRSQHLAKIVLDVPLDFSLEDSHLKGFDAPVLKQQLEKLELNKFLSKISEIQLAFGGTDEEPNVEQVSSLLEEKGGQKPEDAQLEDEDGDLWFFSAADTEAAAKTDKNAASTITPQIIDTPEKLTQLVNQLKTCTDSASPVAWDTETDSLEPRDASLVGIGCCWGTEQSEIAYIPTAHKSGSNLDKTTVLEALRPILESNDYPKTLQNAKFDRLVLRFQGIKLSGVIFDTMLASYVLNPEDSHNLGDLVLRYLGLQISNYTDVVPKGKNIADLDIQTVAYYCGMQVYATFQLVPKLREKLKQVEALHKLLLEVEQPLEPVLAQMEYTGIRIDVGYLKELSQQMEPDLEAIKQKAYNSVPRNIFNEYVEKLLSQLEPDFEAVKQKKYDSVASPIFKAYLKKTSQSKETDLAAIRQKVYETEPSVILNLNSPAQLSELLFEIVKLEKKKSRKTPTGLYSTDVSVLEKLQGDHPIIDALLEYRTLYKLYSTYVEAIPKLVRSDTQRVHTDFNQALTDTGRLSSSNPNLQNIPIGTEFSRRIRRAFLPEPGWLLLAADYSQIELRILAHLSKEPVLVEAYRQNEDIHSVTARLLFEKDTITSEERRLGKIINFGVIYGMGAARFAREAGVKATEGRLFIDRFNERYRKVFDYLEQVKREAIAHGYVETILGRRRYFNFEGGSLRKLKGSNPDDIKLDEFRRLGQSDAQLLRAAANAPIQGSSADIIKIAMAQLHEVLQNYQARLLLQVHDELVFEVPPSEWEELQMKIRSTMENAVSLSVPLLVDVRAGQNWMETK